A portion of the Streptomyces platensis genome contains these proteins:
- a CDS encoding non-ribosomal peptide synthetase yields the protein MSSVHSGPSVQAPESDGARHSVDEVLAAAVVVLGRYEDRDQLALDVTVDAADAAPGTPAVHRVVVDCAPSATFAQVRATLAGQLPSPRPAGRWAVQVADPDALDPGAGARPAGRGELTVRQGADPTLVLDHPHASGPGLHEAVTRVLAAGTARPGQELAELPVLSPDETDIQRQRLTGAPSPVPAETTIHELVRDAARRHPERVAAACDAESLTYGELVERSDRVAGAVLAHGIARGEVVAVVAERSCAVLTAALGVLTAGGAFFLLDPTLPAARREQLLAAAGVRLVVTTRAGRDALTADRPTLVLEDLGPADAIGDRPKLHGDDLAYLMFTSGSRGKPKGVLVRHRSFVNRQRWLIDRLGLGPEDVSLGRTALSFDPAVCEMFRLLPVGGRVWFLPTGHERDPARVLDAIERRRVTVVDLVPSPLRSLLEHVATLGLFSSVSSLRWVLAGAETLHPWLVELFEEVAGRRGGAHLLNGWGATEVCVDVTSFDCSVGPVREPVPVGRPIPGTGVAVLDRHGRFTPLGVPGELFVRGRCLAAGYLDDAELTDERFVQRPVAGPELLYRSGDRVRWRADGNLEFLGRLDDELSVRGQRIAPAEIEAVLRRHPAVDDALVRTVGEGASAAGSERLIAWVTHDASSAPPEPGELRTHLAEFLPSTMVPEVVHVLDAFPRTVHDKVDVKALPTASPALAGDSATGPLPSPSASVEDTLVALWREVLNGAATGPDDDLIARGATSLDAARVATRAAASLCGRLDVLTIFAHPTIRAQAAVIRDCDHASCRVARLTPTPATETAPASHSQLRHWITSRFDATSSAYNIAVGIELAEVPDPAVLRTALDELTVRHEILRTTFALEDGELVQRIRPPQPGWVPVEVGAAADPSRHLRAVSERPFDTEAGPLLRLGLITPADAGRTPDRGTVLYLVIHHLISDTWSLTLLLTELAARCRALAAGDGPAELPPARLQYRDYAAWEQARLAGPAGQRMRGFWTDQLAGPLPALGLPLDAPRGSAKVPGADVQRFALDPEVTDALRSWAGGHRATMFMALLTATSAWLHRLTGQRDLVVGTPVAGRPHLDLEDVLGSFVNSVALRVAVDPEASPEELLAHVRSTALEAFAHEEYPLDLLVRDLGLVRDPERSALFDVMLVLQNAPGARTESVWGEPSARRVDVDRGVGKLDMIVTFVEDEDGLRGEIEYDSHLFASTTIERWLTGLSRTIAALPHSGGATAAAVARKALDAPTEPVLLHTAVERHARLTPARTAVVCEDRVLTYGELNSRANRLARRLRDEFGVAPGKIVGYAVERSERVPVIQLAVLKAGGAFLGIDPAHPEARSRAVLEDARPVLLVVDRHEQGCRPEGVEWLPVLALDDAPELSDDGEGAADLTPSAGADDPAYVIYTSGSTGTPKGVVVEHRNALALLWAGGWPFDFRDDDVWTSTHSFAFDFSVWELHLPLSRGARVVIITEATRRDPRQLLPVLVRERVTVLSQVPSTFERAVDALDRRPELAPASLRYVIFGGEPINPGAVRRFAGHLPGVDLVNGYGITETTVFTTFKRLDLSEAPEAADAPPSDMQNIGRPIGTMSVELRDTDGKLVPEGSVGEIVISGPAVARGYLGRPEETARVFGVHADDPGAGGHDGRPPRRWYRSGDLARRLPSGDLVFVGRRDRQVKIRGYRVELEEVRSAILSTGLLAGDAVTDVRTGPHDTPTMVAYLDDRDREQIPALRQRLQELLPAPMIPASFVTVDDWPTTANGKADLDALRARYSGDRQDPAEDRPEPTATDQGATGGAPDTMALLGELWGELLGHCDLGPDDNFFTVGGHSLLAVALVTRVEENLGVVLGLEDVLTHATLAGQAELIDARRTPAVEQPATGPEPLPAAPDSGDHPLSPAQSEFWLLDQFRAPGTPAATPEILDLGTPWDPAADRAAFARLVESFEILRTDFPLAGAHPRQRIRPHGHADALRLTDLSRPPTAEDLRKLLDEEAARPLDLTEGPLFRLHLVRRPDTSTLAVVTAHHIVWDGMSCDVLTRWWQQDRQAQRAGDVTPRRPARQFRDIAARQLDYLQSPEGRAELAWWTGRLTGAHRTRLDLTPLGIGHPSGPRDFLGRRHRVTVDAGRTRALQTLCSDAQTTLFAGLHAVVKAFLFALTRQTDLVVMSPVSLRDGRVLEEQLGPLINTVALRDHVEPREPFRALLDSVRHSVVDALAHRRIPPGDIGRALGLDADAPLADIGLTLQPRTGTTEAAWTEEVFGAHTPLWFDITEQADTLHVEIVAPRARIDDDTLAELGRAFLRIVGLLLDHADAPLDQAVGARPAESPAPLTIELRY from the coding sequence ATGAGCTCGGTGCACTCCGGGCCCTCCGTCCAGGCCCCAGAAAGTGACGGTGCCCGGCACTCCGTCGACGAGGTTCTCGCGGCCGCCGTGGTCGTGCTCGGGCGGTACGAGGACCGGGATCAGCTCGCCCTGGACGTCACGGTAGACGCCGCGGACGCAGCACCCGGGACCCCCGCGGTGCACCGCGTCGTCGTGGACTGTGCCCCCTCGGCCACCTTCGCGCAGGTGCGCGCCACGCTCGCCGGCCAACTCCCGTCCCCACGGCCCGCGGGGCGCTGGGCCGTCCAGGTCGCCGACCCCGATGCCCTGGACCCGGGCGCCGGTGCCCGGCCCGCGGGCCGGGGCGAACTCACCGTGCGGCAGGGCGCCGATCCCACGCTCGTCCTCGACCACCCGCACGCGTCCGGTCCCGGCCTCCACGAGGCGGTCACCCGCGTGCTCGCCGCCGGCACCGCCCGCCCCGGACAGGAGCTGGCCGAACTCCCCGTGCTCTCCCCGGACGAGACCGATATCCAGCGGCAGCGGCTCACGGGCGCACCGTCCCCGGTACCGGCGGAGACCACGATCCATGAGCTCGTCCGGGACGCGGCCCGCCGGCACCCCGAGCGGGTCGCGGCGGCCTGCGACGCGGAGAGCCTCACATACGGGGAACTCGTGGAGCGCTCCGACCGGGTGGCCGGGGCCGTGCTGGCCCACGGGATCGCACGGGGCGAGGTCGTGGCCGTCGTCGCCGAACGGTCGTGCGCGGTGCTCACCGCGGCCCTCGGCGTGCTCACCGCGGGCGGCGCGTTCTTCCTGCTCGACCCCACACTGCCGGCCGCCCGCCGGGAACAACTCCTGGCGGCGGCCGGGGTGCGGCTGGTCGTCACCACCCGGGCCGGGCGTGACGCGCTCACGGCGGACCGCCCCACCCTCGTCCTCGAAGACCTCGGACCGGCCGACGCCATCGGGGACCGCCCGAAGCTGCACGGCGACGATCTCGCGTACCTCATGTTCACCTCCGGCTCCCGGGGCAAGCCGAAGGGCGTCCTGGTCCGCCACCGGTCGTTCGTCAACCGTCAGCGGTGGCTCATCGACCGCCTCGGCCTCGGCCCGGAGGATGTGTCGCTCGGGCGCACGGCGCTGTCGTTCGACCCCGCCGTCTGCGAGATGTTCCGTCTGCTGCCGGTCGGCGGGCGGGTCTGGTTCCTGCCCACCGGCCACGAGCGTGACCCGGCGCGGGTGCTCGACGCCATCGAGCGCCGGCGCGTCACCGTCGTGGACCTGGTGCCCTCTCCCTTGCGCAGCCTGCTGGAACACGTGGCCACGCTCGGCCTCTTCTCCTCGGTCTCGTCGCTGCGGTGGGTGCTGGCCGGTGCCGAGACCCTGCACCCCTGGCTGGTAGAGCTGTTCGAGGAGGTCGCCGGCCGCCGCGGCGGTGCGCATCTGCTCAACGGCTGGGGCGCGACCGAGGTCTGCGTCGATGTCACCTCGTTCGACTGCTCGGTCGGACCGGTCCGCGAGCCGGTGCCCGTCGGCCGTCCGATCCCGGGGACCGGGGTCGCCGTGCTCGACCGTCACGGACGGTTCACGCCACTCGGGGTACCGGGTGAGCTCTTCGTCCGCGGCCGCTGCCTGGCCGCCGGCTACCTCGACGACGCCGAGCTGACCGACGAACGATTCGTCCAACGCCCGGTCGCGGGACCGGAGCTGCTCTACCGCAGTGGCGACCGGGTCCGGTGGCGCGCCGATGGGAATCTGGAGTTCCTGGGGCGGCTCGACGACGAGCTTTCGGTCCGCGGGCAGCGGATCGCGCCCGCCGAGATCGAGGCCGTGCTGCGCCGCCATCCCGCGGTGGACGACGCCCTCGTCCGCACCGTGGGCGAGGGCGCGTCGGCGGCGGGCAGCGAGCGGCTGATCGCCTGGGTGACGCACGACGCGTCATCGGCCCCGCCCGAGCCGGGCGAACTCCGCACCCACCTGGCCGAGTTTTTGCCGTCCACCATGGTCCCCGAGGTCGTCCACGTGCTGGACGCCTTCCCCCGGACCGTGCACGACAAGGTCGACGTCAAGGCCCTCCCGACGGCCTCCCCGGCGCTTGCGGGCGACTCGGCGACGGGCCCGCTCCCCTCCCCGTCCGCATCGGTCGAGGACACCCTCGTCGCCCTGTGGCGGGAGGTCCTGAACGGTGCGGCGACCGGTCCGGACGACGACCTGATCGCCCGGGGTGCCACCTCGCTGGACGCCGCTCGGGTGGCGACGCGCGCGGCAGCGAGCCTGTGCGGGCGCCTGGACGTGCTCACCATCTTCGCGCACCCCACGATCCGCGCCCAGGCAGCGGTGATCCGGGACTGCGACCACGCCTCGTGCCGGGTCGCCCGCCTTACGCCCACGCCTGCGACCGAGACGGCCCCGGCGTCCCACAGCCAGCTTCGCCACTGGATCACCAGCCGCTTCGACGCCACGTCCTCGGCGTACAACATCGCGGTCGGCATCGAACTGGCCGAGGTCCCCGACCCCGCCGTCTTGCGCACGGCGCTGGACGAACTGACCGTTCGTCACGAGATTCTGCGCACCACGTTCGCACTGGAGGACGGCGAGCTCGTCCAGCGCATCCGGCCCCCGCAACCCGGCTGGGTGCCCGTGGAGGTCGGTGCGGCGGCCGACCCGTCGCGCCATCTGCGGGCGGTGAGCGAGCGGCCGTTCGACACCGAGGCCGGGCCCCTGCTGCGGCTCGGCCTGATCACCCCGGCCGATGCGGGGCGGACACCCGACCGGGGCACCGTGCTGTACCTGGTGATCCACCATCTGATCAGCGACACCTGGTCGTTGACGCTGCTGCTCACCGAGCTGGCGGCCCGGTGCCGGGCCCTCGCCGCCGGGGACGGCCCGGCGGAACTGCCGCCCGCCCGCCTCCAGTACCGCGACTACGCCGCCTGGGAACAGGCGCGGCTGGCCGGTCCGGCGGGGCAGCGGATGCGCGGCTTCTGGACCGATCAGCTGGCCGGGCCGCTGCCGGCCCTGGGCCTCCCGCTGGACGCCCCGCGCGGCTCCGCGAAGGTCCCCGGCGCCGACGTGCAGCGCTTCGCGCTCGATCCCGAGGTCACCGACGCGCTGCGGTCGTGGGCCGGGGGCCACCGGGCCACCATGTTCATGGCGCTGCTCACCGCGACCTCCGCATGGCTGCACCGGCTCACCGGCCAGCGCGATCTGGTGGTCGGTACCCCGGTGGCCGGCCGCCCGCACCTCGACCTCGAAGATGTCCTCGGCTCCTTCGTCAACAGCGTGGCGCTCCGGGTCGCCGTGGACCCGGAGGCGTCGCCCGAGGAGCTCCTCGCCCATGTCCGGTCGACCGCCCTGGAGGCGTTCGCCCACGAGGAATACCCTCTCGACCTCCTCGTACGGGACCTCGGCCTGGTGCGCGACCCCGAACGCTCGGCCCTGTTCGACGTGATGCTGGTCCTCCAGAACGCGCCCGGGGCACGGACGGAGTCCGTGTGGGGGGAGCCCAGCGCCCGCCGGGTCGATGTCGACCGCGGCGTCGGCAAGCTCGACATGATCGTCACCTTTGTCGAGGACGAGGACGGGCTGCGCGGCGAGATCGAGTACGACTCCCACCTCTTCGCGAGCACGACGATCGAGCGCTGGCTCACCGGGCTGTCGCGCACGATCGCGGCGCTCCCGCACTCCGGCGGCGCTACCGCGGCCGCCGTGGCCCGCAAGGCACTTGACGCCCCGACGGAACCGGTCCTGCTCCACACGGCCGTGGAGCGCCATGCCCGGCTCACCCCCGCGCGGACCGCGGTGGTGTGCGAGGACCGGGTCCTCACGTACGGGGAACTCAACAGCCGGGCGAACCGGCTCGCCCGCCGGCTGCGCGACGAATTCGGCGTGGCCCCTGGGAAGATCGTCGGCTACGCGGTCGAGCGCTCCGAGCGGGTGCCCGTCATCCAGCTCGCGGTCCTCAAGGCGGGCGGCGCCTTCCTGGGGATCGATCCGGCCCATCCCGAGGCGCGCAGCCGCGCCGTGCTCGAAGACGCCCGGCCGGTCCTGCTGGTCGTCGACCGTCACGAGCAGGGCTGCCGCCCGGAGGGCGTGGAGTGGCTCCCCGTGCTCGCCCTCGATGACGCACCCGAGCTGTCCGACGACGGCGAGGGGGCGGCCGACCTCACCCCGTCCGCCGGCGCGGACGACCCCGCGTACGTCATCTACACCTCGGGCAGCACCGGCACGCCCAAGGGTGTCGTGGTGGAGCACCGGAACGCCCTCGCGCTGCTGTGGGCCGGCGGCTGGCCGTTCGACTTCCGGGACGACGACGTCTGGACATCGACGCACTCGTTCGCCTTCGACTTCTCCGTCTGGGAACTCCATCTGCCGCTCTCCCGCGGCGCCCGGGTCGTGATCATTACCGAGGCGACGCGCCGGGACCCGCGCCAGCTGCTCCCGGTCCTCGTACGGGAGCGGGTGACCGTGCTGTCCCAGGTCCCCAGCACCTTCGAGCGCGCGGTGGACGCCCTCGACCGCCGCCCGGAACTGGCGCCGGCCTCCCTGCGCTACGTGATATTCGGCGGCGAGCCGATCAATCCCGGGGCCGTCCGGCGCTTCGCCGGGCACCTGCCCGGGGTGGACCTGGTCAACGGCTACGGCATCACCGAGACCACCGTCTTCACGACCTTCAAACGACTCGACCTCTCCGAGGCGCCCGAAGCGGCCGACGCGCCGCCGTCCGACATGCAGAACATCGGCCGCCCGATCGGCACGATGAGCGTGGAACTGCGGGACACGGACGGGAAGCTGGTTCCCGAGGGCAGCGTCGGAGAGATCGTCATCAGCGGGCCCGCGGTGGCCCGTGGCTACCTCGGCCGGCCCGAGGAGACCGCCCGGGTCTTCGGGGTGCACGCGGACGACCCCGGGGCCGGGGGCCATGACGGCCGCCCGCCCCGGAGGTGGTACCGCTCCGGAGACCTCGCCCGCCGCCTCCCCTCCGGTGACCTGGTGTTCGTCGGACGGCGGGACCGCCAGGTCAAGATCCGCGGCTATCGGGTGGAACTCGAAGAGGTCCGCTCCGCGATCCTGAGCACGGGGCTGCTGGCCGGCGACGCCGTGACCGACGTCCGGACCGGGCCCCACGACACCCCGACGATGGTGGCCTACCTCGACGACCGCGACCGGGAGCAGATCCCCGCCCTGCGCCAACGGCTCCAGGAGCTGCTGCCCGCGCCCATGATCCCCGCGTCCTTCGTCACCGTTGACGACTGGCCGACCACGGCCAACGGGAAGGCGGACCTGGACGCGCTCCGCGCCCGGTACTCCGGCGACCGGCAGGACCCTGCCGAAGACCGGCCGGAGCCGACGGCGACGGACCAGGGTGCCACGGGCGGCGCGCCCGACACGATGGCCTTGCTGGGGGAGCTGTGGGGCGAGCTGCTCGGCCACTGCGACCTCGGCCCGGACGACAACTTCTTCACCGTCGGGGGCCATTCCCTGCTGGCCGTGGCGCTGGTGACCAGGGTGGAGGAGAACCTGGGCGTCGTCCTCGGCCTGGAGGACGTGCTGACGCATGCCACGCTCGCGGGCCAGGCGGAGCTGATCGACGCCCGCCGCACACCGGCCGTGGAGCAGCCCGCCACCGGACCGGAACCGCTCCCCGCGGCACCGGACTCCGGCGACCACCCGTTGTCGCCCGCGCAGTCGGAGTTCTGGCTGCTCGACCAGTTCCGGGCCCCGGGGACACCGGCGGCGACACCCGAGATCCTGGACCTGGGCACCCCGTGGGACCCCGCGGCAGACCGGGCGGCGTTCGCCCGGCTCGTCGAGTCCTTCGAGATCCTGCGCACCGATTTCCCGCTGGCCGGCGCACACCCCCGGCAGCGGATCCGTCCACACGGCCATGCGGACGCGCTCCGGCTGACCGACCTGTCCCGCCCGCCCACGGCCGAGGACCTGCGGAAACTCCTCGACGAGGAGGCGGCCCGGCCGCTGGACCTCACCGAGGGCCCGCTGTTCCGGCTCCATCTGGTCCGGCGCCCGGACACGTCGACACTCGCCGTCGTCACCGCCCACCACATCGTGTGGGACGGCATGTCCTGCGATGTGCTCACCCGGTGGTGGCAGCAGGACCGGCAGGCGCAGCGGGCGGGCGACGTCACCCCCCGGCGTCCGGCGCGTCAGTTCCGCGATATCGCCGCCCGGCAACTCGACTACCTCCAGAGCCCGGAGGGGCGCGCGGAACTCGCGTGGTGGACCGGGCGGTTGACCGGGGCCCACCGCACCCGCCTCGATCTCACGCCGCTGGGCATCGGCCACCCGTCCGGGCCCCGGGACTTCCTCGGGCGTCGCCACCGGGTGACGGTGGACGCCGGACGCACCCGCGCCCTCCAGACGCTCTGCTCCGACGCGCAGACCACGCTGTTCGCGGGGCTGCACGCCGTCGTCAAGGCGTTTCTGTTCGCCCTGACCCGGCAGACCGACCTCGTGGTGATGTCACCGGTGTCGTTGCGGGACGGGCGGGTCCTGGAGGAGCAGCTCGGCCCGCTGATCAATACGGTCGCCCTCCGCGACCATGTCGAGCCCCGCGAGCCGTTCCGCGCCCTGCTGGACTCCGTACGCCACTCGGTTGTCGACGCGCTGGCCCACCGGCGGATCCCGCCGGGGGACATCGGCCGGGCGCTGGGGCTGGACGCCGACGCGCCGCTGGCCGACATCGGTCTGACTCTCCAGCCCCGGACGGGTACCACCGAGGCCGCCTGGACGGAAGAGGTCTTCGGCGCGCACACCCCGCTGTGGTTCGACATCACCGAGCAGGCGGACACCCTGCACGTCGAGATCGTGGCGCCACGTGCCCGCATCGACGACGACACCCTCGCCGAACTCGGGCGGGCCTTCCTCCGGATCGTGGGGCTGCTCCTCGATCACGCGGATGCCCCGCTGGACCAGGCCGTGGGTGCCCGGCCGGCGGAGTCCCCGGCCCCCCTGACCATCGAGCTGCGCTACTGA
- a CDS encoding phenylalanine 4-monooxygenase — MDTQEILSAQHHHEPADHEVWRHLYRQQLDLVPLAAPAIYLEGLDLLGLPADHVPDLDRVNERSRAITGWTFVAVDGLVKGADFFAMLLNRRFPVTNQMRKPAEIRFAELPDLFHDLFGHGPFLAHPRTADLYREFGRIGVRCAEHPDELALLQSIMWTTLEAGLIRTPDGLRALGGAILSSADEIQQCLDPAAATEAFDPEVVRRATFDILQLQNRYFVIEDLAEIESALADLDARVDEGDRS; from the coding sequence GTGGACACTCAGGAAATACTGTCGGCCCAGCACCATCATGAGCCGGCCGACCATGAGGTCTGGCGGCACCTCTACCGCCAGCAGTTGGATCTCGTGCCGCTGGCCGCGCCGGCCATCTACCTGGAGGGGCTCGACCTGCTCGGCCTCCCCGCCGATCATGTGCCCGATCTCGACCGGGTGAACGAGCGCTCCCGCGCGATCACCGGCTGGACGTTCGTCGCGGTGGACGGCCTGGTGAAGGGGGCCGACTTCTTCGCCATGCTCTTGAACCGGCGATTCCCCGTCACCAACCAGATGCGCAAGCCGGCGGAGATCCGCTTCGCCGAACTGCCCGACCTGTTCCACGACTTGTTCGGCCACGGCCCCTTCCTGGCACACCCGCGCACGGCGGATCTGTACCGGGAGTTCGGCCGGATCGGGGTCCGCTGCGCGGAGCACCCCGATGAACTCGCGCTGCTCCAGAGCATCATGTGGACCACTCTGGAGGCGGGTCTGATACGGACGCCCGACGGGCTCCGGGCGCTGGGCGGCGCCATCCTGTCCTCGGCCGACGAGATCCAGCAGTGCCTCGACCCGGCCGCCGCGACCGAGGCCTTCGACCCGGAGGTGGTGCGGCGCGCGACGTTCGACATCCTCCAGCTCCAGAACCGGTACTTCGTCATCGAGGACCTCGCGGAGATCGAGTCGGCGCTGGCCGACCTGGACGCCCGGGTCGACGAGGGAGACCGCTCATGA
- a CDS encoding MBL fold metallo-hydrolase, whose protein sequence is MTKPQTTTGYFLRGDVEVEPLVDRWYAWVHLVSPATAAFVTMERHLRMMESYVRSPAMHAAAAANPATRSGPFLDLGGAKVAEVQALLDATRTKAKRQQDFVAAFGELDTLLESMTGGALEPLYPSVPAALQGLVELEYDRHNRARCRLYERLLYADALADPSGQCLRLVRTDRDGDRPFAFSTPRLPVVEDPDDADGAAWEGAVELDLPFATPALDTLFRARTEPVDPDELADELGLDAGARARFRELFTTTPPRTPGERADSRPGPGQVRVTYFGHACVLVEDDEVSILVDPVLPYDHASDVPRRSFADLPDRIDYVLITHAHHDHVLPETLLQIRHKVGTVIVPGNDGGGLMDPSLRLVVEHLGFPDVREVRELDVTHLPNGAITAIPFVGEHHDLAIRSKSTYHVRLGGLTALFGADTANVNPALYDRVHDLVGDVDLLFLGMECEGAPASWVYAPYFAHPLDRDHDQSRRGRASTCDEALDVVERFRSSAVYVYAMGEEPWLYPLLGIPYTDESLAIREAKRLVETCREQGRHSERLYGAKRWSVS, encoded by the coding sequence ATGACGAAGCCGCAGACCACTACGGGGTACTTCCTCCGCGGGGATGTCGAGGTCGAGCCGCTGGTCGACCGCTGGTATGCGTGGGTGCACCTGGTCTCCCCGGCGACGGCCGCGTTCGTCACCATGGAGCGTCATCTGCGGATGATGGAGTCCTACGTCCGCTCCCCCGCGATGCACGCCGCCGCGGCGGCGAACCCGGCGACGCGCAGCGGCCCGTTCCTCGACCTCGGCGGAGCCAAGGTCGCCGAGGTCCAGGCGCTGCTGGACGCGACCCGTACCAAGGCGAAGCGCCAGCAGGACTTCGTGGCGGCGTTCGGCGAGCTCGACACACTCCTGGAGAGCATGACCGGTGGCGCGCTGGAACCGCTGTACCCCTCCGTCCCGGCCGCGCTCCAGGGCCTGGTGGAGCTGGAGTACGACCGCCACAACCGGGCACGGTGCCGGCTCTACGAACGACTGCTCTACGCCGATGCGCTGGCCGACCCGTCGGGGCAGTGTCTGCGGCTGGTGCGCACGGACCGGGACGGCGACCGTCCCTTCGCGTTCTCCACTCCCCGCCTGCCCGTGGTGGAGGACCCGGACGACGCCGACGGCGCGGCCTGGGAGGGCGCCGTGGAACTCGACCTGCCCTTCGCCACGCCGGCGCTGGACACCCTGTTCCGCGCCCGCACCGAACCCGTCGATCCGGACGAGCTCGCCGACGAGCTGGGCCTGGACGCCGGTGCCCGTGCGCGCTTCCGCGAGCTGTTCACCACCACTCCCCCGCGGACGCCGGGCGAGCGCGCGGACTCGCGGCCCGGGCCGGGCCAGGTCCGGGTGACCTACTTCGGGCACGCCTGCGTGCTGGTGGAGGACGACGAGGTCAGCATCCTCGTCGACCCCGTGCTCCCCTACGACCACGCATCCGACGTGCCGCGCCGCTCCTTCGCGGATCTGCCCGACCGGATCGACTACGTACTGATCACCCACGCCCACCACGACCATGTGCTGCCCGAGACCCTGCTCCAGATCCGGCACAAGGTGGGGACGGTCATCGTGCCCGGCAACGACGGCGGCGGGCTCATGGACCCCTCACTGCGCCTCGTCGTCGAGCATCTGGGCTTCCCCGATGTCCGTGAGGTGCGGGAGCTCGACGTCACCCACCTCCCCAACGGGGCGATCACCGCCATCCCGTTCGTCGGTGAGCACCACGACCTGGCGATCCGGTCGAAGTCCACCTACCACGTCCGCCTCGGCGGCCTGACGGCACTGTTCGGGGCCGACACGGCCAACGTCAACCCGGCGCTCTACGACCGCGTGCACGACCTGGTCGGCGACGTCGACCTGCTGTTCCTGGGCATGGAGTGCGAGGGCGCGCCGGCGAGCTGGGTCTACGCCCCGTACTTCGCCCATCCGCTCGACCGGGACCACGACCAGAGCCGGCGGGGGCGCGCGTCCACGTGCGACGAGGCCCTCGACGTCGTCGAGCGCTTCCGCAGCTCGGCGGTCTATGTGTACGCGATGGGCGAGGAGCCCTGGCTCTACCCCCTACTGGGCATCCCGTACACCGATGAGTCCCTCGCGATCCGGGAGGCCAAGCGGCTGGTCGAGACCTGCCGTGAGCAGGGCCGCCACTCCGAGCGGCTCTACGGTGCGAAGCGTTGGAGCGTGTCGTGA